GGAGGTCACAAGTGTACACCCCCACATCGAAATGTCAGACACCGATTTCAGTTAATTAAggttttatattaatatttgaCTGTTATGTGTATACACCTATTGGTCTCTATGTATATAATTGTAGATCTCTATGTTAATATCTATAGATCTCTCTACATATATCTATAGCTCtctatgtatatatctatagatCACTGTGTATACACATAGAGATCTCTATGGATATACCTATAGATCTCTATGGATATATCTATAGATCACTGTGTATACACATAGAGATCTTTATGGATATACCTATAGATCtctatggatatatatatagatcactGTGTATACACATAGAGATCTCTATGGATATACCTATAGATCTCTATGGATATATCTATAGATCACtgtgtatatacatatagatcTCTATGGATATACCTATAGATCATTgtgtacatacatatatatctcTATGGATATACCTATAGATCtctatgtatatatctatagatCACTGTGTATATATCTATAGATCTTTGCAACTACCTACAACTCTCTAAGAccaattttatttctcttttcatcCTCTAGCCCACCCACGGCTAGGAGTCCGGAGGGGGCCCTCCCCGCGAATGCTAGGACAATGATACGGGGGAGTGCGGGGTGCTGCTTTGACATAAGTCTGCCACAGTAGGAGGAACGATTTTTTTTCGAAACTGGTTGATGTAGTccatagtttattttattgacGATGGAGCGGTCAGACCACCATGATTGACCAGTACTTGATTTATGTATGCACTCAATGTGAAGGGTATTGATAAGGTTTTGttgatgtaaattttttttttatactgtaaaacatgaaaattgaatACACATTTCTAATGCCGATGTGAACAAATtgtgaaataataaatatacatttaaacacGAATGcatttattcaaattttgaaAAGCTAATTTTAAGAGTtcaatatttgtgtgtgtgttgtccaTTGGATTAGACCATTATTTCCAATTATATGTCCATTATATCCCATTATACGCCCATTATATCCAATAGTCTGCCTGGCGTAAGGGATGCGCTCCAGACTTTCATCACGCTTGGCCAGGGTTCGAACACTGCCCACCGCCATCTCCAGTCATCCTGCTGGAACTAGAACTAGGACGCTATAGTCTTCATTTccttttgcaaagcttatatcaactctgtctgtctgtatgtctgtccgGTAAAAACGTcgaaacacgttatttctcccacacccaatctaggATCAAAATGAAACTTTGCAGGATTATTCACTGGCGAAGGCAACCCACgaaccaattaaaaaaacaaacaattagtcaattaattactaattaataaaattgtttcaacaAATGCATCAGTTGTTAGCGTCAAATTTAATAgaagacaataataataataaaaaaattcattctcAAGTGGAGTTTGGGTCTACAgagtggggagggggtatcGTCGAACGAAATTTTACACGTCTGAAGGAAATGTTTGATGTCTGCCTTAGGAGATGGTTGTCAAGAAAACAGATTTTCTGTGCGCGGTGTGGTATTTCCACGCCACCAGCCTGGTAAtgaagatgaagatgatgaGGTTGGTCTGGTTGATGAGGACGGCGCAGACGAGCAGCAACGTCTTGGCGTTGTTGCTGATGAGGGTCATGTAGGCGGGCATGAAGGCGATCCACAAGATGAGCGTGGTGATGATGCACATGGAGACGAAGCGGCTCTCCCGGAAGTTCTTGGGCAGAGTCTGCGTCTTGAAGGCGAACAGGGAGCACATGATGAGGAGAAAGAAGTCGAAGATGAAAAAGGGCAGGAGGTGGGCTTTCTGGAACTTGCACGAGAGCTCCGTGTAGTTGACCTTCATCTCTGGCTGCGTAATCTCCACCGTCAGAGGGTAAAACATATTCGTGATGTAAAGCTCCGCCgcctgggggaaaaaaaaacaaaaaaaaactaactcaCAATAGAGTGAAACATGAAATTACAAAACATAGGGATATTTATAGAACAGTGGCTCGGCTATTGAATCGAGGGGTCTCTGCAGGGCGGGCTAGCTATATGGGCAGACGCAAAATCAAACCCCGAGTCTCACCCCCCGTCAGACAGGGTCGTGTGAAGTAGAAATACGTACGCCCACTTCAGGCCGGTggaagggagctcttgttcgcttttgctggccttagaGTTTCAAGCGCAATGCACAACTCTACCTGACAATTTCAGATGGCTATATGGACATTCgtgcaaatgcccggtgggcggTACCCAAAATGGGCCGGAAGGGCTCACACTTTTAACgataaaaaagcaatataaggcATACTATATTATCTTAAAACGATACAGAGCTCAATGTATGCATTACAGCCACGTCTGAGCGGTCAACTATAGTTACAGTATTTGGGGATAGTATCTtacacagggccggtcctagcatgGCGCTAGAATGATGCTATACCCGGAACGTACTCTCTGTGCAGCAAATTTCCATTAGATTATCAGATAGCTGCAAGATCCCTTGCAGAGGTTTTAGCCGTGCggcaaataaatcaataaatacgTGGATCTGAAAGCGTAAAGAAGCGAGACCAACCGTCGCAGTTGGCCTTAACACTGGCTTACAAAATATGTGGCGGGCTGGGTGATAGTGCTCTGGGGCCCGGACTTGGTTTGCCCATCACTGTTCTAGATGATGCTATaaatttgtcacttgtgcattatctcgTCAATAAACAAACGGTATTATTCCTTCAAgggtaccgtcacaaaaaagccctgtatatatatatatatatatatatatatatatatttagccgGATtagacccgcggcctgcgggcatTAGTTTGGGTATTGCTGATCTACTGGAATGAATTAAGATCTATGTCGAacttggagaatgttcccttcacaattttatttactttgccatgaaaataaaaagaagagtttgaaaacgggtttacccgttcagcggACTTATTCCTATTCACTATAAATGtatgtgaaaacgggtttacccgattcgTTAATAAGTTTCGTtatttaatagagatacaagtaactactttttgtttattttcggGACTCTCCTGTTTTGGGAGGGAAACTAAACATACACTACAGTATCCGCCATGATGTAAGAAAGGTTTTATGCcaggttttatcaagattggtcaagcggttttgatttttgtttgggacatacacaaacacacaaacacacacacacacatacatacatacatacatacatacatacatacatacatacatacatacatacatacatacatacatacatacatacataagccttactttcagctttatatattagataacatttacaatcaacaaaaaaaaaaaaaaaagatttacctCTAGGATAAGGTGACCGACACATATAATTAAGAGAAACTTTGACCCTGCATATGTAATCTTCTTGTTTTTCTTGGAGAGTTTAAAAATGCGATAAACTCTCACGGCCTTAATGAGCATGGTGAGAAAGAGTATGTTGCAGCTGAACCGGAACAGGAAAAGAGCTATCTTGCAGGCTATATCCGTAGGCTTCATTAAGAATATAGGCACTGCGCAGTAGCCCAGAATGCATGACGCTAACTGAACACAGCTGAGCTCTATGCTGGCGGCCCTGATCACTGGGTGGGCCCTATGGTTAAAATACAACAGGAAAATCACGATGCAGATAACTATGCCGCCCATGGCTAAGCCAATCAGAAGGGCGGCCACTGGGTTGTTCCACCTGTAGTAGTTGGGCGGGATGAAGACGCAGACGGAGTGGCCGTTGATTTCTTGGGGCCAGTAGAGAACGGGGCACTGCTCGCAGACCTGGCTTATGTCGCTGACCTTCTCGTTGTCCTGGCATTGCCTGCAGGACCAGCAGCACTTGGAGATGGTGTATCGATACTCGTTGTAGGCACACTGGGGCATGCAGAAGTAGGTCGGATTAAGTATCTCGAAGCGGAACTGGTATGTGGCCCAGTCCAGCTCCCCCAGCGTGGACAGAGAGTCGTCCTCTATAGATATGGTCGTCACCGGCCTAAGTGGGTCCTTGTCCTTGTTTGACTTCTGGTAGACCAGATAGCTGTCCTCGAGAAAACCTCGTTCGTTGATGCGCACGTAGTGGTCGTAGCCTCGGAGTGAGATGTTCCGAATGGTCTTCGGGAAGGTGTCTATATTGCTCAAGAGACAGTCTTCTGCGTTTTTGGCCGTGAACCTCGGACAGTAGATCGACAGGTGAAGTGCAATAGCTTGAGCAACCATATACGTAGCCAGGTACGTCTGAGAAGACAAAGCCGATGGCATTCCGTGGTTGAGTTTTATGAATCTACGGATACATATAGCATCGTTGCAGTTATATTTAGTCCGAAATAAGGGCACTAACCATGGGTTGGCGCTAGAGTTATCCAAATGCTGGACGTGCTCAGCAAAGCCAGCAggaatataagaaaaaaaatgtatcccaATCGAACCCTTGATTCCGTCAGGGGAGCTCATAAAGTTCGTCCATTTCTCCAGCCCTATCCAGAGTAGCTTCCCCGTGGAGTCCGTTTTCTTGATAGCGTCCGAGATCCTCTTTAAGACTGGGGCGTCTGCTATAACGAACATGACCTTGGAGCTGTTGTCGTTCTTGACGAAGAACTGCACAAGCTTGGTGACGTTGGTGTCGCTGGTGACCTTGACCTGAGTGTCGATGCAGAATTTGTTGAAGTCGACCATCTTGGACATTTCCCTGAGAAGGTTCTCCGACACAGCGCTCTCGTCATGGATTAGGTTCAAGTAGTACCACTGTTTGTAGGCCAGGTACTTCAAAGCGGCGTGAATCATAAAAGTTTCAGGGGCGGACACGCTCATGAAGTTGGGATAGTAGCTCTGTGAAGGAGAGGAATAGATGTTAACAAGCAACATATAGAaaatactctttttttaaaacaaagcattcATTAAAGGGAAAGCACCTTTCAAtcgatgatatatatatatatatattgttatgacatgattaggaagtagttaggaattagttatttgtttcgggaatagggtaaagttttaattagcgacaagtgacgtgacagatcttttaaaaagaagaacgctctaaacgacgctagaaggaagacgcttattgtagagtagtagacttgagtacgacattattgacatcggacgcTTACCtgtttgagtattaaacatatttgtagaacaacatatcagcgtcgactacctatttgattgtttcggcctttcgccggtgttactgaagtgttgagttcagcgttacctacagtcagatctacactagacagattgtcaagaatcaacaccgcgcagagGTCTTAACAACGTGGTCCGAAATCTTGTTGGACTTCGTACATGGGAAAGCCCTCACGATTTGCCAAAACCATGACCACTCCATGCAAAACAGCTATCAGGTGCTAAAGAAGGAACTGCTAAACGCATACGGGCACAACGCGGCAACATTCCGAAAGAAGTATTACGAAAACACCCCATCCAGCCAAGTTGATCCACAAACAACTATCAACTCAGAGAAAGACTTCT
This genomic stretch from Biomphalaria glabrata chromosome 4, xgBioGlab47.1, whole genome shotgun sequence harbors:
- the LOC106061097 gene encoding metabotropic glutamate receptor-like, which gives rise to MIINHVIAYRLLCTALNVALTQAYFVVPKMTDKLYIKKGDVNIGVILSMTDYDASKTCGDMVSSFLPIELTESIAFALDRINSEKTVLPQLSLGFVMTDACKKETVAALQALRFTPNSNTEDYLDTNITTYLQSFKVVAVIGTDESTTTMPAAQVLNTGKIPLMAFYAFDNRLSDFSYYPNFMSVSAPETFMIHAALKYLAYKQWYYLNLIHDESAVSENLLREMSKMVDFNKFCIDTQVKVTSDTNVTKLVQFFVKNDNSSKVMFVIADAPVLKRISDAIKKTDSTGKLLWIGLEKWTNFMSSPDGIKGSIGIHFFSYIPAGFAEHVQHLDNSSANPWLVPLFRTKYNCNDAICIRRFIKLNHGMPSALSSQTYLATYMVAQAIALHLSIYCPRFTAKNAEDCLLSNIDTFPKTIRNISLRGYDHYVRINERGFLEDSYLVYQKSNKDKDPLRPVTTISIEDDSLSTLGELDWATYQFRFEILNPTYFCMPQCAYNEYRYTISKCCWSCRQCQDNEKVSDISQVCEQCPVLYWPQEINGHSVCVFIPPNYYRWNNPVAALLIGLAMGGIVICIVIFLLYFNHRAHPVIRAASIELSCVQLASCILGYCAVPIFLMKPTDIACKIALFLFRFSCNILFLTMLIKAVRVYRIFKLSKKNKKITYAGSKFLLIICVGHLILEAAELYITNMFYPLTVEITQPEMKVNYTELSCKFQKAHLLPFFIFDFFLLIMCSLFAFKTQTLPKNFRESRFVSMCIITTLILWIAFMPAYMTLISNNAKTLLLVCAVLINQTNLIIFIFITRLVAWKYHTAHRKSVFLTTIS